A region from the Onthophagus taurus isolate NC chromosome 8, IU_Otau_3.0, whole genome shotgun sequence genome encodes:
- the LOC111417943 gene encoding uncharacterized protein, which produces MGPGSRGCTVKGRFGQVPHTPHTSSTDNFKMANFINNKDFWSEFINLYRQLPEVWKVKSDVYKNRNKKNVAYEKLIETLKEIEPSADREMVRKKINVLRTVYRRELKKVVASYRSGTGTENLYEPSLWYFKELDFLRDQESQLPGTSTMDEPQETENEGRDSSRDDGNPEANAAEEENPDTSQEIEMPEAATGRRAPKRKGTTEESQTRNELLRMACQHLRASNNEVDILAKSWALELVKMSPEQQIHAKKAISDILYEGRFGTLHRNSVTINEPNSRLLSYGYSPHTSNSSLSQSYPPSPVQITTLENRPQHSSQYVYPSHSNNTKTHYSPAPVQIGRPEDPYPDPDFI; this is translated from the exons ATGGGTCCTGGCTCGAGAGGTTGTACAGTTAAGGGCAGGTTTGGACAAGTTCCGCATACGCCACACACTAGTAGtactgataattttaaaatggcgaactttataaacaacaaAGACTTTTGGagcgaatttattaatctATATCGCCAGTTGCCAGAAGTGTGGAAAGTGAAGAGTGATGTGTACAAAAATAGAAACAAGAAGAACGTCGCGTATGAAAAACTAATCGAAACATTAAAGGAAATAGAACCTAGCGCCGATAGAGAGATGGTgcgaaagaaaataaatgttttgcgTACTGTGTATCGGAGGGAATTGAAAAAAGTAGTGGCGAGCTATAGATCTGGCACAGGCACCGAAAATCTTTATGAACCAAGTTTATggtattttaaagaattagaTTTCCTCAGAGACCAAGAAAGTCAATTACCAGGGACTTCTACCATGGACGAGCCCCAAGAGACTGAAAATGAAGGCAGG GATTCTTCTCGGGACGATGGTAACCCAGAAGCAAATGCAGCAGAAGAGGAAAATCCAGATACTTCTCAAGAAATAGAAATGCCGGAAGCTGCCACAGGACGTAGAGCTCCAAAACGAAAAGGGACAACCGAGGAATCTCAGACCcgaaatgaattattaagaATGGCTTGCCAACATCTGCGTGCTTCCAACAATGAGGTAGACATTCTAGCGAAAAGTTGGGCACTGGAGCTAGTGAAAATGTCGCCCGAGCAGCAAATTCACGCGAAAAAGGCCATTAGCGACATCTTATATGAAGGGCGTTTTGGAACCCTTCACAGAAATTCTGTAACAATAAATGAGCCAAACTCACGTCTACTTTCATACGGATATTCACCTCATACAAGTAATAGTAGTCTATCTCAATCATACCCTCCATCTCCAGTACAAATCACCACTCTAGAGAACAGACCACAACATTCATCCCAATACGTGTACCCATCACAttcaaataatacaaaaactcATTACTCCCCAGCTCCGGTACAGATAGGCAGACCAGAAGACCCATATCCAGACccagattttatttaa
- the LOC111418316 gene encoding uncharacterized protein, whose translation MALNRFTNLERKLNGDASLRKAYNQFMLEYENLGHMIKINKPEEADYSYYMPHHCVQKADSLTTKHRVVFDASASTSSGYSINDLQMIGPVIQADLFSILIRFCQHKIAVTADVSKMYRQILIDPNQRSLQRILWRDGADKDVSVYELNTVTYGTAAASYLAIRSLLQTVLENENLQEASLRIKRDSYVDDLITDFDSVEEATKISEQITNILRSYGFELAKWNSNITKRFSDIHTLDSTSNIISLGNDQITKTLGLFWAHERDNLSYKIKLKHYKDVNKRTILSIIGQIFDPLGLLSPITVKAKILLQKLWETKVTWDELLPMEIYSDWVGFCATLKAIENIEIPRFILGECKQKFQIHGFADASEKAYGCCIYLRSENGDYVNTRLLCAESKVAPVKIITIPRLELCACLHLAKMLTIVKGSLTLNLHKIYLWTDSKIVLAWLNANASTLKTFVANRIIEIQAITNLEQWHHVKSKDNPADLLTRGLNGNELKDLKLWWNGPRWLEFDRQAWPLQTKDDIDNLPELKFSLIPFL comes from the coding sequence ATGGCATTAAATAGATTTACTAATTTAGAACGTAAATTAAATGGAGATGCTTCTCTTAGAAAAGCATACAACCAATTCATGCTTGAGTACGAAAACTTAGGTCACATGATTAAGATAAACAAACCAGAAGAAGCAGATTATTCCTATTACATGCCACATCATTGCGTTCAAAAAGCAGACAGCTTAACTACTAAACATAGAGTGGTTTTCGATGCATCAGCTAGCACTTCAAGTGGTTATAGCATAAATGATCTTCAAATGATAGGTCCTGTGATTCAGGCAGAtttgttttctattttgaTTAGATTTTGCCAACATAAGATTGCAGTGACTGCTGACGTCTCAAAAATGTATAGGCAGATACTTATTGATCCCAATCAAAGATCATTACAAAGAATTTTATGGCGAGATGGTGCAGATAAAGATGTTTCAGTTTACGAATTAAACACCGTTACATATGGAACAGCAGCAGCATCTTACTTAGCTATTAGATCTTTATTACAAACGGTTCTTGAGAATGAAAACTTACAAGAGGCATCATTGAGAATTAAAAGAGACTCTTATGTCGATGATTTGATAACAGATTTCGATTCTGTAGAAGAAGCCACAAAGATTTCCGAacaaataacaaacattttaagatCTTACGGTTTCGAATTGGCAAAATGGAATAGCAATATAACGAAAAGGTTTAGTGATATACATACCTTGGATTCCACGtcaaatattatttctttGGGAAACGATCAAATTACGAAAACGCTTGGTCTGTTTTGGGCACATGAAAGGGATAATTTatcttacaaaataaaacttaagcACTATAAAGACGTAAATAAGAGAACGATATTATCTATCATTGGTCAAATATTCGATCCTCTTGGTCTACTTAGTCCTATTACAGTCAAAGCCAAAATACTCCTTCAGAAATTATGGGAAACAAAGGTTACTTGGGATGAATTACTTCCCATGGAAATTTATTCAGATTGGGTAGGATTTTGTGCCACATTAAAAGCTATTGAGAATATTGAAATTCCTAGATTTATATTAGGAGAAtgcaaacaaaaatttcaaattcatgGGTTTGCAGATGCTTCCGAGAAAGCATATGGTTGTTGCATTTATTTGAGGTCCGAAAATGGTGATTACGTAAATACTAGATTACTTTGTGCAGAATCAAAAGTTGCACCAGTGAAAATAATCACTATTCCTAGATTGGAATTATGTGCATGTTTACATTTAGCGAAAATGTTAACCATTGTGAAGGGGTCACTGACTTtgaatttacataaaatttatctttGGACAGATTCAAAAATCGTATTGGCGTGGTTGAATGCAAATGCAAGCACTCTAAAAACATTTGTAGCAAACAGAATAATTGAGATTCAAGCTATTACAAATTTGGAACAATGGCATCATGTTAAATCCAAAGACAATCCAGCTGATTTATTGACGAGAGGATTAAATGGAAACGAACTAAAGGATTTAAAATTATGGTGGAATGGACCGCGTTGGTTAGAATTCGATAGACAAGCATGGCCATTGCAGACGAAAGATGACATTGACAATTTACCAGAATTAAAGTTCAGTCTCATACCGTTCTTGTAG
- the LOC139431071 gene encoding uncharacterized protein, giving the protein MASFAERDFWEKFINLYRMYPCLWDTKSKNYINKNLKPTAINELVKFTKERFPQANADFVQKKIHTLRGNFRRELGKVRKSLTATGRGQDDTYIPKLWYYDHLSFISNTETPRPGRSNIDTEEEEEEKENETQSKTLPDDDETIRSARSSSILNIRSPQTPLSTSSLEVERIKKSKIKKKSENELIGLANEALKKFCSSNEIIENDFDIAGKKYATDLKTLETNQRVILEKLVSDAMYYAKLGKLTETASVTTGPSNSGQYNTEWRFNMHAMPPHHTMSPHTQFTDLDRATSNTSQELLTFNYNKHVN; this is encoded by the exons ATGGCATCGTTCGCCGAAAGAGatttttgggaaaaattcaTAAACCTTTATAGAATGTACCCTTGTTTATGGgacacaaaatcaaaaaattatataaacaaaaacttaaaacctACCGCCATAAATGAACTTGtaaaatttacaaaagaaCGATTTCCGCAGGCAAATGCAGATttcgtacaaaaaaaaattcacacTTTACGTGGAAACTTCCGCCGCGAGTTGGGAAAAGTACGGAAATCGTTAACGGCAACTGGACGAGGGCAGGATGATACATATATACCGAAATTATGGTATTATGACCATCTATCTTTCATATCTAATACTGAAACGCCGAGGCCAGGACGTTCAAATATAGACactgaagaagaagaagaagaaaaggaaaatgaaACGCAAAGTAAG ACACTACCTGACGACGATGAGACAATACGCTCTGCAAGAAGTAGttctatattaaatattagaaGTCCGCAGACACCTTTGTCTACGAGTTCCCTTGAAGTAGAACGCATCAAAAagagcaaaataaaaaaaaaatctgagaACGAATTGATTGGCTTAGCCAATgaagcattaaaaaaattttgttcttccaatgaaattattgaaaacGATTTCGATATAGCTGGAAAAAAATACGCTACTGACCTTAAAACTTTAGAAACTAATCAACGAGTAATCCTTGAAAAACTAGTAAGTGATGCTATGTATTATGCAAAACTAGGAAAATTAACAGAAACTGCGTCAGTTACAACAGGACCATCTAATTCAGGACAATACAACACAGAATGGCGATTCAATATGCATGCAATGCCACCACATCATACAATGTCACCACATACACAATTTACTGATTTAGACAGGGCTACCTCAAATACAAGTCAGGAactattaacatttaattacaataaacatgTAAACTAA